The following are from one region of the Entelurus aequoreus isolate RoL-2023_Sb linkage group LG17, RoL_Eaeq_v1.1, whole genome shotgun sequence genome:
- the LOC133632470 gene encoding zinc finger BED domain-containing protein 4-like, with amino-acid sequence MSKPHASEQKMIPKIISFGYKNYEVVNTKRFAVCNTCGSKITDGQATTSNFVRHLKLHKERFQEYLMNKSITNGPQQPSISQFLDNRVGHYSMTHPQQKAITNAILSDLIIDCNLPLSIVENKSFRHFLTVLDSKYTPVCRRTLTSKTENLTEERRSKLKTQLSHTDHVSVTVDIWSDRKMRGFLGVTVHWMDKEAERIQLKSNLLACERFKGSHTAERICDKFEAICDEYNIKAKLDYIISDNAANMRKAFTVCFPSEQEDDDDGDHLDDPELWCDLTVEDQQTVDVAMAKKKRLQCFAHTLQLVVGDGLKETKVVSPSLSKLSKLSSLLHTSTTFKDVFDAEFGEQKGIPAAVNTRWNSTLRQAKAVLQCNHVRLCAVLEKAGHRELSFTAREWNLLKDLVDILKPFGEATDLTQGEKVITISAVVPSILSLNHHLEKLKPQVCFLSGLVRSLQTSLNKRFLGIFINVKMARTQDGITAPFSDPVYLKAAVLDPAFSLLWVEPHVLVSRDVKAEVAQQVKELILQDAAETEQPAPLVDEKEQGDLGEGEGLFAAYHKRQKKDVGTTPALQLSHYLDIAEGQNALLFWALNMKTLPSLFRVAMRVLAVPASSAPVERVFSHGGIILRPHRAQMTDRLLANLVFCKCNAAYGPDI; translated from the exons ATGTCCAAACCACACGCCAGTGAACAAAAAATGATACCTAAAATAATTTCGTTTGGGTATAAAAATTACGAGGTGGTCAACACAAAACGGTTTGCAGTATGCAACACATGCGGTTCGAAAATTACTGATGGAcaggcaacaacttccaacttcgtccgacatttgaagttgcacaaagaacg ATTTCAAGAATACCTGATGAACAAAAGCATCACAAATGGACCACAACAGCCTTCAATCTCGCAGTTCCTGGACAATCGTGTCGGGCATTACAGTATGACTCATCCACAGCAGAAAGCTATCACCAATGCAATACTGTCTGACTTGATTATTGATTGCAACTTGCCCCTGTCTATTGTGGAAAACAAGAGTTttcgccactttctgacagtactTGACAGCAAGTACACCCCAGTGTGTCGCAGAACACTGACATCAAAAACAGAGAACCTCACTGAAGAAAGACGATCAAAATTAAAAACTCAATTGAGCCACACTGACCATGTTTCAGTGACTGTCGACATTTGGTCTGACCGAAAGATGAGGGGATTCCTCGGTGTCACTGTGCACTGGATGGACAAAGAGGCAGAGAGGATACAGCTCAAGTCCAATCTCTTGGCTTGTGAGCGCTTCAAAGGCTCACATACAGCTGAACGAATCTGTGACAAATTTGAGGCTATATGTGATGAATACAACATTAAAGCTAAACTGGACTACATTATTAGTGACAATGCTGCTAACATGCGAAAAGCATTCACTGTGTGCTTCCCCAGTGAACAAGAGGATGACGATGATGGAGATCATCTGGATGACCCTGAGCTCTGGTGTGATTTAACCGTGGAAGATCAGCAAACGGTAGATGTTGCTATGGCAAAGAAAAAGCGCTTGCAGTGTTTTGCACACACTCTTCAGCTGGTGGTGGGAGATGGTTTGAAAGAAACAAAAGTGGTATCTCCTTCTCTTTCGAAGTTATCTAAACTCAGCTCACTGCTGCACACAAGCACAACATTCAAAGATGTGTTTGATGCTGAATTTGGGGAACAGAAAGGCATCCCTGCTGCAGTCAACACAAGATGGAACTCAACACTGAGGCAAGCGAAGGCTGTTCTCCAGTGCAATCATGTAAGGCTCTGTGCTGTTCTAGAAAAGGCTGGGCACAGGGAGTTGTCATTCACAGCACGGGAGTGGAATCTGTTGAAAGATTTGGTGGACATCTTGAAGCCATTTGGAGAAGCAACTGATTTGACACAGGGGGAGAAGGTCATCACAATCAGTGCTGTTGTTCCATCCATCTTGTCCCTCAACCACCACCTTGAGAAACTGAAGCCTCAGGTCTGTTTTCTGAGCGGCCTGGTCAGAAGTCTCCAGACATCCCTGAACAAAAGATTTCTTGGAATCTTCATCAATGTGAAAATGGCCAGGACACAAGATGGGATCACTGCTCCCTTTTCAGATCCAGTCTACCTCAAAGCAGCTGTCTTGGATCCAGCCTTTTCTCTGTTGTGGGTGGAGCCCCATGTGCTGGTCAGTCGTGACGTCAAGGCAGAGGTGGCACAACAGGTTAAAG AATTGATCCTGCAAGATGCTGCAGAGACTGAGCAACCTGCGCCTCTTGTTGATGAAAAAGAGCAAGGGGACCTTGGAGAAGGAGAAGGGCTGTTTGCTGCTTACCACAAGAGACAGAAGAAGGATGTTGGGACTACTCCAGCACTACAGCTAAGTCACTACCTTGACATAGCTGAAGGACAGAATGCCCTTTTGTTCTGGGCATTGAACATGAAGACTCTTCCTTCACTGTTCCGAGTGGCCATGAGAGTCTTGGCAGTGCCTGCCTCCAGTGCTCCAGTGGAGCGAGTTTTCAGCCATGGTGGCATCATACTACGCCCCCATCGTGCACAAATGACTGACAGACTCTTGGCCAATTTGGTCTTTTGCAAATGCAATGCAGCATATGGCCCTGACATATAA